Proteins from a genomic interval of Rubinisphaera italica:
- a CDS encoding arylsulfatase, producing MRLRTFLPCLSLLVVLCNGAVNSGSVLAADQPNVVIVITDDQGYGDLSCHGNPILKTPQIDALYEESVHLTDYHVAPTCSPTRSAFLTGHWTDRTGVWHTIMGRSMLRENEVTLGQLFKDGGYATGMFGKWHLGDNYPYRPEDRGFTEVLRHGGGGVGQTPDYWNNAYFDGHYWHNSKPVPVEGFCTDVFFDYAKRFIKAQKKADKPFLAYIATNAPHGPMHSPVEFSEPYEDQNVGLANFYGMIANIDENVGKLRAFLDEEGLTENTIFIFTTDNGTSSGSRVFNADMRGAKGSEYDGGHRVPFFLHWPEGGFTESRDVTPITAHVDVVPTLLEFCGVSAPSNLKFDGVSIVPLLKGTATDWKDRILVTDSQRVKDPIKWRKSAVMTSDWRLINGEELYDIKNDVGQKSNVATGNPEVVERLREFYEDWWKELEPTFAQSTAIYLGHPADNPARLTSHDWITTQMTPWNQQQIRGAMNGPQNTGFWNVKITEAGSYEIRLRRWPEEADQPIGASLPPGADVPGVKPYRAHPGVAIKPVKVTLQIGDIVKTKTVNADETEVTFQLDLKPETTTMSAIFTTDKGEEYGAYYAYVEKKN from the coding sequence ATGCGCCTACGAACCTTTTTACCCTGTTTGTCTCTACTTGTAGTCCTCTGCAATGGAGCCGTCAATTCGGGCTCCGTATTAGCTGCCGATCAACCGAACGTAGTCATCGTGATTACTGATGATCAAGGCTATGGCGATCTTTCCTGTCATGGCAATCCGATTCTGAAAACTCCTCAAATCGATGCGCTGTATGAAGAGTCTGTTCACCTGACCGACTACCACGTGGCCCCCACCTGTTCGCCGACCCGTAGTGCTTTTCTGACGGGACACTGGACGGATCGGACGGGAGTCTGGCATACCATTATGGGGCGTTCCATGCTGAGAGAGAATGAAGTGACTCTCGGGCAACTGTTCAAAGATGGTGGCTACGCAACTGGCATGTTCGGCAAGTGGCATCTGGGAGATAACTATCCGTATCGTCCGGAAGATCGAGGTTTCACCGAAGTTCTTCGGCATGGTGGAGGCGGTGTGGGGCAAACTCCCGATTACTGGAACAACGCCTATTTCGATGGTCATTATTGGCACAACAGCAAGCCGGTTCCCGTTGAAGGTTTTTGCACGGATGTCTTTTTTGATTATGCAAAACGATTTATCAAAGCTCAGAAGAAAGCGGATAAACCATTTCTGGCTTACATCGCAACGAATGCACCCCATGGTCCGATGCATTCGCCCGTTGAATTCAGCGAACCTTATGAAGATCAAAACGTGGGACTCGCCAACTTCTATGGCATGATTGCCAACATCGATGAGAATGTCGGAAAGTTACGCGCATTCTTAGATGAGGAAGGCCTGACAGAGAATACGATTTTCATCTTCACCACCGACAATGGGACTTCTTCAGGCAGTCGAGTTTTTAATGCGGACATGCGAGGGGCCAAGGGAAGCGAATATGATGGCGGACATCGTGTGCCGTTCTTTCTGCATTGGCCTGAGGGTGGATTCACAGAAAGCCGAGATGTTACCCCTATCACTGCTCATGTCGATGTCGTTCCAACATTGCTGGAGTTCTGTGGAGTAAGTGCTCCCAGCAATTTGAAATTTGATGGTGTCAGCATTGTGCCCCTGTTGAAGGGGACGGCCACCGATTGGAAAGATCGAATATTGGTCACGGATTCTCAGCGGGTGAAAGATCCGATCAAGTGGCGCAAATCAGCGGTGATGACTTCGGACTGGCGACTGATTAACGGCGAAGAACTGTACGACATCAAAAACGATGTGGGGCAGAAAAGTAATGTCGCCACTGGCAATCCGGAAGTGGTCGAGCGATTGCGCGAGTTCTACGAAGACTGGTGGAAAGAACTCGAACCGACGTTTGCTCAGTCGACGGCCATCTATCTCGGTCATCCAGCCGACAATCCTGCCCGGCTCACTTCGCACGACTGGATTACCACTCAGATGACGCCCTGGAATCAGCAACAGATTCGTGGAGCGATGAACGGCCCGCAGAATACCGGCTTCTGGAATGTGAAAATCACCGAAGCCGGCAGTTATGAAATCCGCCTGCGCCGCTGGCCAGAAGAGGCGGACCAACCGATCGGAGCATCACTTCCACCCGGTGCAGACGTCCCTGGGGTCAAACCTTATCGTGCTCATCCCGGTGTGGCGATCAAGCCCGTTAAGGTCACTCTGCAAATCGGAGACATTGTCAAAACAAAAACGGTCAATGCCGATGAAACAGAAGTGACATTTCAGCTCGATCTGAAGCCGGAAACGACCACCATGTCTGCTATATTTACAACAGATAAGGGTGAAGAGTACGGTGCATATTACGCGTATGTTGAGAAGAAGAATTGA
- a CDS encoding thiolase family protein yields the protein MNADTRSICTRLDPPLAIVAGKRTPFVKAYGALAKFPADQLGVMAVREALAQINMEPKEIDELIFGSVCGQSDAANVARVIALRAGIPQDRIAHTVNRNCASGMESVIEASQIIREGRAEVLMAGGAESMSQVPFLYNEEAKGWFMKFQRAKSWTDKLSLLSQLRPGHFKPVPQIQLGLTDPVCGLNMGETAEVLADDFDISRKRQDEFALESHRRAVLAQEKGFFNDEILMISGDLTGSAPLHEDLGPRKNQTMESLGKLKPIFRKNSGTVTVGNSCPITDGAVGLVVMSAETAEKKSINPLGFLHAYSIAGCDPKRMGLGPVFAVDKLLHGTKKVLSDFELVEINEAFAAQVLACLDAMKSADFCKSVLGREEPIGELPLNQLNVNGGAIALGHPVGATGARLILTLLRALGERQLNTGLASLCVGGGQGVAMWLERA from the coding sequence GTGAATGCCGACACCCGCTCGATCTGCACCCGTCTCGATCCGCCTCTGGCCATAGTTGCCGGCAAGCGGACTCCATTCGTCAAAGCTTATGGAGCATTGGCAAAATTTCCGGCTGATCAACTGGGAGTGATGGCGGTCCGCGAAGCACTTGCTCAAATCAATATGGAGCCGAAGGAAATTGATGAGTTGATCTTCGGCTCGGTCTGCGGTCAGAGTGATGCTGCCAATGTCGCGAGGGTGATTGCACTCCGGGCAGGGATTCCGCAGGATCGGATTGCACATACCGTCAATCGAAACTGTGCTTCAGGGATGGAGTCCGTCATTGAGGCCAGTCAGATTATCCGCGAAGGTCGAGCCGAGGTGCTGATGGCGGGTGGAGCCGAGTCGATGTCGCAGGTGCCCTTCCTGTACAATGAGGAAGCCAAGGGCTGGTTTATGAAATTCCAGCGAGCCAAATCCTGGACTGATAAACTCTCGCTGCTTTCACAATTACGTCCCGGTCATTTCAAACCGGTCCCACAGATTCAACTCGGGTTGACTGACCCTGTCTGTGGATTAAACATGGGTGAGACAGCTGAGGTTCTGGCAGATGATTTTGATATCTCCCGGAAACGACAGGATGAGTTTGCACTGGAGAGTCATCGGAGAGCGGTCCTGGCTCAGGAAAAAGGGTTCTTCAATGATGAGATCTTGATGATTTCCGGCGACCTGACCGGTTCTGCTCCATTACATGAGGATCTCGGACCTCGAAAAAATCAGACGATGGAATCACTCGGTAAATTAAAGCCGATCTTCCGAAAAAATAGTGGAACAGTGACTGTTGGCAACAGTTGTCCGATTACCGATGGAGCCGTCGGGCTGGTTGTCATGTCTGCAGAGACCGCTGAGAAAAAAAGTATAAACCCGCTGGGATTCCTGCATGCTTATTCCATAGCTGGTTGCGACCCCAAGCGTATGGGACTCGGGCCAGTCTTTGCCGTCGATAAACTGCTGCACGGCACCAAAAAAGTTCTTTCAGATTTCGAACTGGTTGAAATCAACGAAGCCTTCGCCGCTCAAGTGCTGGCTTGTCTGGATGCGATGAAGTCAGCCGACTTCTGTAAATCGGTCCTTGGTCGTGAAGAGCCAATTGGAGAATTGCCATTGAATCAGTTGAATGTGAATGGCGGAGCGATTGCATTAGGGCACCCAGTAGGAGCCACGGGAGCACGACTGATTCTCACTTTGCTGCGGGCATTGGGAGAGCGGCAATTGAATACGGGGTTGGCATCGCTTTGTGTCGGAGGTGGACAGGGTGTGGCGATGTGGTTGGAACGAGCTTAG
- a CDS encoding 3-hydroxyacyl-CoA dehydrogenase NAD-binding domain-containing protein: MAALWTHWDLEQTTDQILTLWIDVQGQSQNVFSTEVISELDSVLDELVSRQGVKTIFIRSRKANSFFAGADITEFAKIETIEQAREVSRRGQDIFARLEAIEPTTIAVIQGACLGGGLEMALACDHRIAVIDSSTRIGLPETGLGILPGWGGTQRLPKQVDLLQAIGMILQAKKFSAEKAAKVGLVDRAVKPDELESLLKELRNSTIDLNPQKSSTWIGWFLNETSFGRKLIFNATEKRIARQNLHYPALGKSLEAIRQSFKEDASGFEFEQQAIGDLLFTPTCQSLVSLFLNKERARSLDTWDVPTSIQEEKIKSLAVLGGGTMGAGIAQAGIKKGMQVVLKEVNEEALDAARSRIHSIYEALLDRKSLTEDEANEQQAHLTFTTSLEGIADVDVVVEAVPESLGLKQKIFNELAGTCNQDTIFATNTSALSVDEIFAGVEPKSRVGGLHFFNPVHRMDLIEVISGSYSSPETVGRLLKLAKQLGKTPILTKDSPGFVVNRILMPYLDEAIKIAIEFTAQNRDPALIDREMKSFGMPMGPLELIDQVGVDVAAHVAGSMSIVFGEESDTATVLERMVEAKRLGRKSDAGFYNYVKGKKTNAIGLQPLVSGIDVDLVESPTTELEEVLTPIQQRLVLAMVNEAGRCLDEAVVADAWMIDLAMVLGTGFAPFRGGPLRFARQLNHNNLIDTLEKLAAVYGERFQPAESIRQLGQQ; the protein is encoded by the coding sequence ATGGCGGCACTCTGGACGCATTGGGACCTTGAACAAACGACCGATCAGATACTGACCCTCTGGATTGATGTGCAGGGTCAGAGCCAGAATGTCTTTTCGACCGAAGTCATCTCGGAACTCGATTCCGTTCTTGATGAATTGGTATCACGCCAGGGTGTGAAAACTATTTTTATCCGCAGTCGAAAGGCCAATAGTTTTTTTGCCGGAGCGGATATTACTGAATTTGCAAAGATCGAAACCATCGAACAAGCTCGCGAAGTTTCCAGACGAGGACAGGATATCTTTGCACGTCTTGAAGCAATTGAGCCGACGACAATCGCCGTGATTCAAGGGGCTTGCCTGGGTGGTGGATTGGAAATGGCATTGGCGTGTGATCATCGCATCGCCGTCATCGATTCTTCAACACGCATTGGACTTCCCGAAACCGGGCTGGGAATTCTGCCGGGCTGGGGAGGGACGCAACGACTTCCGAAACAGGTCGACTTGCTGCAGGCGATCGGAATGATTCTGCAGGCGAAGAAATTCTCTGCAGAAAAAGCAGCGAAAGTTGGTCTGGTTGATCGAGCAGTTAAGCCTGACGAGTTGGAATCACTGCTGAAAGAGTTGAGGAATTCCACAATCGATTTGAATCCTCAAAAATCCAGCACCTGGATCGGCTGGTTTTTGAATGAGACTTCTTTTGGCCGTAAACTGATCTTCAATGCGACTGAAAAGAGAATTGCTCGACAGAATCTCCACTATCCTGCATTAGGGAAATCGTTAGAGGCGATTCGTCAGTCATTCAAAGAGGATGCGAGTGGATTTGAATTCGAGCAGCAGGCGATTGGCGATTTACTGTTTACGCCGACTTGTCAGAGTCTGGTCAGTTTGTTTCTGAACAAAGAGCGCGCCCGTTCTCTCGATACATGGGACGTGCCAACTTCAATTCAGGAAGAGAAAATCAAATCTCTGGCCGTGCTCGGTGGCGGGACGATGGGAGCAGGGATTGCCCAGGCGGGCATCAAAAAAGGGATGCAAGTTGTCCTCAAAGAAGTGAATGAAGAAGCTCTCGATGCGGCTCGGTCTCGGATTCATTCAATTTATGAAGCTCTGCTTGATCGAAAAAGCCTGACTGAAGACGAGGCGAATGAACAGCAGGCTCATTTGACCTTTACGACATCGTTAGAGGGAATTGCGGATGTCGATGTTGTTGTGGAAGCGGTTCCAGAATCGCTCGGATTGAAGCAGAAGATCTTCAATGAACTGGCAGGGACCTGTAATCAGGATACGATCTTTGCCACGAATACCTCTGCTCTTTCTGTGGATGAAATCTTTGCGGGTGTGGAGCCGAAGTCTCGGGTTGGAGGCTTACACTTCTTTAATCCGGTCCATCGAATGGATTTGATTGAAGTGATTTCCGGGTCTTACAGTTCACCGGAAACCGTTGGCCGATTGCTGAAACTGGCGAAGCAACTCGGCAAGACTCCAATTTTGACAAAAGATTCGCCGGGGTTTGTGGTCAATCGGATATTGATGCCGTATCTGGATGAAGCGATTAAGATCGCAATCGAATTTACAGCTCAAAATCGCGACCCCGCCTTGATAGATCGAGAAATGAAAAGCTTCGGCATGCCGATGGGACCACTCGAGTTGATCGATCAGGTTGGCGTTGATGTCGCTGCCCATGTGGCCGGTTCGATGTCAATTGTTTTTGGTGAGGAGTCCGATACTGCGACCGTGCTCGAACGCATGGTGGAGGCGAAGCGGCTGGGGCGGAAATCGGACGCTGGTTTTTATAACTACGTGAAAGGCAAAAAAACGAACGCGATCGGCTTACAGCCATTGGTTTCGGGGATTGATGTCGATCTCGTCGAGTCGCCCACAACCGAACTGGAGGAAGTTCTAACGCCCATTCAACAGCGGCTGGTGCTGGCGATGGTGAATGAAGCGGGGCGATGTCTCGACGAAGCTGTTGTGGCAGACGCGTGGATGATCGATCTGGCGATGGTTCTCGGGACTGGCTTTGCTCCATTTCGAGGAGGCCCGCTGAGATTTGCTCGACAGCTCAATCACAACAATCTGATCGACACTCTGGAAAAACTGGCAGCCGTTTACGGCGAGCGATTTCAGCCTGCGGAATCGATCCGCCAGTTGGGCCAACAATGA
- a CDS encoding DUF1559 domain-containing protein yields MLLNKTFPQTVKPRGFTLIELLVVIAIIAVLVALLLPAVQQAREAARRSSCKNNLKQLGLALHNYHDVHNTLPPGWIAVAPTATHMPHEGTSGAGWGTMILPFIEQPALYDQFNPNVSIAAPLNDTFRLNNIATFECPSDPKPQQFEIEEEGSPGTVLAELPTANYVGIFGTEELDACENSAGTAPVTSSGQCKGDGAFYHNSKVKFRDFTDGLSNTMMIGERLTREPLGWYSTWVGMVPEGEEAFQRVLGSMDHVPNDPVAHFDDLSSQHKGGAQFVLGDGHVRFLSENIDKGVYQSLGTIQGGEVVGEY; encoded by the coding sequence ATGTTGTTAAATAAGACTTTCCCTCAAACGGTGAAGCCTCGTGGCTTTACTCTCATTGAGCTTCTTGTCGTCATCGCAATCATTGCCGTGCTGGTGGCTTTACTTCTTCCAGCCGTCCAACAGGCTCGCGAAGCAGCCAGGCGATCGAGCTGTAAAAACAATCTCAAGCAGCTCGGACTGGCACTGCACAATTATCATGATGTCCACAATACACTCCCTCCCGGCTGGATTGCAGTCGCTCCGACCGCCACTCACATGCCTCACGAAGGAACCAGTGGAGCGGGTTGGGGAACTATGATCCTTCCATTCATCGAACAGCCCGCACTCTATGACCAGTTCAATCCCAACGTCAGCATTGCTGCTCCTCTCAACGATACTTTCCGGCTCAATAACATCGCCACGTTTGAATGTCCTTCCGATCCGAAACCACAGCAGTTTGAAATTGAAGAAGAAGGGTCCCCCGGAACGGTTCTGGCTGAGTTACCCACCGCCAATTATGTCGGCATCTTCGGAACTGAAGAACTCGATGCCTGTGAGAATTCTGCAGGCACTGCTCCCGTAACAAGTTCGGGACAGTGCAAAGGCGATGGAGCATTCTACCACAACAGCAAAGTGAAATTCCGAGACTTCACAGACGGGCTGAGCAATACAATGATGATTGGCGAACGTCTCACCCGAGAGCCACTCGGCTGGTACTCAACCTGGGTTGGCATGGTTCCAGAAGGTGAAGAAGCGTTTCAGCGTGTCTTAGGTTCCATGGACCACGTTCCAAACGATCCTGTCGCTCACTTCGATGATCTAAGCAGTCAGCATAAAGGTGGAGCCCAGTTTGTTCTCGGAGATGGCCATGTTCGTTTCCTAAGTGAAAACATCGACAAAGGTGTCTATCAATCGCTCGGCACTATTCAGGGTGGCGAAGTCGTTGGCGAGTATTAA
- a CDS encoding DUF2946 family protein, with the protein MRQQFVLSGILAAYIFGGLIYPYAHIHTHSCSHHHGSQQSTEIHHESHSHCHHVHSSTEKHQDSHQHSHDHSHSECPACELLWMAQFTPDLPVIIENYSVVWLESPAPAMVAINTDASLPLLRGPPVLA; encoded by the coding sequence ATGAGACAGCAGTTCGTATTATCAGGGATTCTAGCCGCCTATATTTTTGGCGGTTTGATATACCCTTATGCGCACATTCACACACATAGCTGCAGTCATCACCATGGTTCTCAGCAATCAACTGAGATCCATCATGAGTCGCACTCACATTGTCATCATGTGCACTCATCAACTGAAAAGCATCAGGACAGCCATCAGCATTCGCACGATCATTCCCATTCGGAATGCCCAGCTTGTGAACTGCTGTGGATGGCCCAGTTTACTCCTGACTTACCAGTCATTATTGAAAACTACAGTGTTGTTTGGCTGGAGTCACCGGCTCCAGCGATGGTTGCAATTAATACCGACGCTTCTTTGCCGCTGCTACGCGGCCCCCCGGTCCTGGCATAG
- a CDS encoding polysaccharide biosynthesis/export family protein — MRISYGIIFLVVCSWSLTGCTAAKNYQAENLPAHLQAPRNENAQTLDLTKLATATTTQDLIGSGDVIEVSISAGLSATDTATFPVRVSENGTALLPIVGTVSLKEMDLEEAEAVISGACIEKGLYKSPHVTVTMKRPKVHIITVLGAVEEPATYELRAGQSDVLQAIVAAGGLSEDAGVFVQVRHPGYRNQASEPQDLIASLESGSDIQQVGQETIVQPIGHQTVRIDLASAATQKPESLRLPDGGIVMVERRDPKPIHVLGLVKKPDRYEFPVAEDLRLLDAIALASGTNNPLADKVYIIRNTPESEEPTLIEASIKKAKRNGRADLRLAPGDIVSIEQTPTTSVYEAVRLIGFGVSGRAF; from the coding sequence ATGAGAATCTCTTACGGCATCATTTTTCTGGTGGTCTGTTCCTGGAGTTTGACAGGCTGTACTGCTGCAAAAAATTATCAGGCAGAAAATCTCCCTGCACATTTGCAGGCTCCCAGAAATGAAAACGCACAGACACTGGATTTGACAAAATTAGCAACCGCAACAACAACGCAGGATTTGATTGGTAGCGGCGACGTGATTGAGGTGTCGATCTCTGCGGGCCTCTCTGCGACAGACACCGCAACATTTCCTGTTCGTGTCAGTGAAAATGGCACTGCCTTATTGCCAATTGTGGGAACTGTCAGTCTGAAAGAAATGGATCTGGAAGAAGCTGAGGCTGTGATTTCAGGAGCTTGTATTGAAAAAGGGTTGTACAAATCGCCGCATGTCACTGTCACAATGAAACGTCCTAAAGTCCATATAATTACAGTGTTAGGGGCAGTTGAGGAACCGGCGACTTATGAACTTCGCGCGGGTCAGTCGGATGTGCTCCAGGCGATTGTCGCTGCTGGGGGGCTCTCCGAAGATGCAGGCGTTTTTGTCCAGGTCCGGCATCCCGGTTATCGTAATCAAGCGAGTGAACCACAAGATTTGATTGCTTCACTTGAAAGCGGTTCAGATATTCAGCAGGTCGGACAGGAAACCATCGTACAACCGATTGGTCATCAAACCGTCCGGATTGATCTGGCCTCAGCGGCGACTCAAAAACCGGAATCCTTGCGATTGCCAGATGGAGGAATCGTGATGGTTGAACGGCGAGATCCCAAGCCGATTCATGTATTGGGACTTGTTAAAAAACCAGATCGCTATGAATTCCCAGTTGCTGAAGATCTACGTCTACTCGATGCCATTGCACTCGCTTCCGGCACGAACAATCCGCTGGCAGACAAGGTTTATATCATTCGCAATACACCAGAATCTGAAGAGCCCACATTAATTGAAGCCAGTATCAAAAAGGCAAAACGGAATGGTCGGGCCGACCTGCGTTTGGCACCAGGAGATATTGTGAGTATTGAGCAAACCCCAACCACATCCGTTTATGAAGCTGTCCGTTTGATTGGATTCGGCGTGAGCGGACGAGCGTTCTAG
- a CDS encoding polysaccharide biosynthesis tyrosine autokinase produces MPAPENYDPQMNIQLQDNHNPLQTILRFLQSLLRRKWTVMAWLTFTVSLGMTYFALAPRKYESSAELLVLHTGDGNVDQTQQSQRTLQDYLPTYTKVLASDEVLKGALVRLPDTARTKFIGMTKHQAIEKLRSSLTVNTARQTNLLEVKYCSESPEESSMIVTEILNSYFKFMHEMHESSSGQMLDTLTKERDNIQNQILVKQSELLDLQRESDSLIGTGDNVMSVVNERVIELNHALAKAQQESIQARSYYTAVEQAVRNGESLQQLMNQSNQTLANELMKLSAGVDSRDSYAYARLQQQLIEDEASLRDKLNGKLGPNHPEVLELQERVKAARDWMNGRGQQATQDSKQLTRDMGPQMLEMAKQRYQHAVTHEQDIYQRFMQEKQLASQMNQRLMLLQLAERDLSRLQSDYDMMRDRINTIDLNKQSSLRTRITKHAEPNRTPVTPKLTSTLMLSILAGLFFGATTVLLLDLLDDRFHSPDELKRELGAPVMAMVRSLPSLPHTHGLESIFTYTKPNSVETEAFRTLRTSIEFACENHQRISITSTQPSDGKTTVISNTAVAFAQAGKKTLIIDGDMRRPGLTAVFALKGQAGLSTILRDTATIEESASKYITKTRLENLDVISAGPRPSNPVELLTSERFEELIGWAEGVYDQILIDAPPSLAVTDPAIIGRLVDGIILTVRPDRNKRRMILRAAESVTSLGGTLLGVVVNGLSDSRGEYGYGYGYGYGEGYGEGHDDPAYEGEEEAIPISNNNSQRPRKRFSRDQSSDRYAA; encoded by the coding sequence ATGCCTGCACCTGAGAATTACGATCCACAAATGAATATCCAACTTCAGGATAATCATAATCCTTTACAGACAATTCTCCGCTTTTTGCAATCGTTGCTGAGAAGAAAATGGACCGTTATGGCGTGGCTGACGTTCACGGTCAGTCTTGGAATGACTTATTTTGCCTTGGCACCGCGGAAATACGAATCAAGTGCGGAATTATTGGTTTTGCATACTGGTGATGGAAATGTCGATCAAACTCAGCAAAGTCAACGAACCCTCCAGGACTATCTGCCGACATACACAAAAGTTCTTGCCAGCGATGAAGTTCTTAAAGGAGCCTTGGTCCGGCTGCCAGACACCGCAAGAACTAAATTCATCGGAATGACGAAACATCAGGCGATCGAAAAGCTTCGCTCAAGCCTGACCGTCAATACTGCCCGGCAAACCAATCTGCTGGAGGTGAAATACTGTTCAGAATCGCCTGAAGAATCTTCAATGATCGTCACGGAAATTCTGAATTCCTACTTTAAATTCATGCATGAAATGCACGAAAGCAGTTCGGGGCAAATGCTGGATACGCTAACAAAAGAACGAGATAACATTCAAAATCAGATCTTAGTGAAGCAATCCGAACTTCTGGATCTTCAAAGAGAATCCGATTCTTTGATTGGCACTGGTGATAATGTCATGAGTGTTGTTAATGAGCGAGTTATTGAATTGAATCATGCGTTAGCAAAAGCACAGCAGGAATCGATTCAGGCCCGTTCCTACTATACTGCTGTTGAACAGGCGGTTCGCAATGGAGAAAGTCTCCAGCAATTGATGAATCAGTCAAACCAGACGCTGGCGAATGAATTGATGAAATTGAGCGCCGGAGTCGACAGTCGCGACTCGTATGCCTATGCCCGCCTGCAACAACAATTGATTGAAGATGAAGCGTCCCTGCGAGATAAGCTCAATGGGAAATTGGGCCCGAATCATCCAGAAGTTCTGGAACTGCAAGAACGGGTTAAAGCTGCCCGAGACTGGATGAATGGACGTGGTCAGCAAGCCACTCAGGATTCCAAACAATTGACCCGCGACATGGGGCCCCAAATGCTGGAAATGGCCAAACAACGCTATCAACATGCCGTGACTCATGAACAGGACATTTATCAACGGTTCATGCAGGAAAAGCAGTTGGCGTCCCAAATGAATCAACGACTGATGCTTCTACAACTGGCCGAGCGTGATTTGAGTCGATTGCAATCCGATTACGACATGATGCGGGATCGAATTAACACAATCGATCTCAATAAGCAGTCCAGTTTGCGAACGCGAATCACAAAACATGCGGAACCGAATCGGACTCCAGTCACTCCCAAGCTGACCAGTACGTTAATGCTAAGCATTCTAGCGGGATTATTCTTCGGTGCGACTACTGTCTTACTACTCGACTTGCTCGACGACCGTTTCCATTCACCCGATGAACTCAAGCGAGAACTGGGAGCTCCCGTCATGGCGATGGTTCGCAGCCTGCCTTCATTGCCCCATACCCATGGTCTGGAATCAATCTTCACCTATACAAAGCCTAATAGTGTCGAAACGGAAGCGTTCCGCACTTTGCGAACATCGATTGAGTTTGCTTGCGAAAATCATCAGCGCATCAGTATTACCAGCACTCAGCCTAGCGATGGAAAAACCACGGTCATTTCAAATACAGCTGTCGCATTTGCTCAAGCCGGCAAGAAAACGCTGATCATCGATGGAGATATGCGGCGTCCTGGATTGACAGCAGTCTTTGCATTGAAAGGACAGGCCGGGCTCTCAACCATTCTCAGAGACACCGCTACGATTGAAGAATCGGCATCAAAATATATCACAAAAACGCGACTCGAAAATCTCGATGTGATCTCAGCAGGGCCACGTCCCAGCAATCCTGTGGAATTGCTAACGAGCGAACGTTTCGAAGAATTAATAGGCTGGGCAGAGGGGGTGTACGACCAGATCCTGATCGACGCCCCACCTTCGCTGGCTGTGACAGATCCGGCGATTATTGGCCGATTGGTCGATGGTATTATTCTCACCGTCCGGCCGGATCGAAATAAACGTCGCATGATCCTTCGAGCTGCTGAGTCCGTCACTTCTCTGGGAGGAACTCTTCTAGGAGTGGTTGTTAATGGGTTGAGTGACAGCAGAGGTGAATACGGCTATGGCTACGGTTATGGATATGGCGAAGGCTATGGAGAAGGTCATGATGATCCCGCCTATGAAGGGGAAGAGGAAGCAATCCCCATATCCAATAACAATAGTCAACGACCTCGAAAACGATTTTCACGAGATCAGTCATCCGATCGTTACGCTGCATAA